One part of the Musa acuminata AAA Group cultivar baxijiao chromosome BXJ1-5, Cavendish_Baxijiao_AAA, whole genome shotgun sequence genome encodes these proteins:
- the LOC103984930 gene encoding probably inactive leucine-rich repeat receptor-like protein kinase IMK2, whose translation MRMKRRLEQCQNPREGNMERRKQRSSKAAPYQHSATRSSLRHFQLDRISMLFHLHIALSLLLALPSRASIESWDGIIISQADYQGLQAFKHALDDPRGRLRSWNDTGLDACSGAWLGIKCVMGKVIAIQLPWRGLGGHISEKIGQLSALRKLSLHDNSIGGQIPSAIGFLPDLRGLYLFNNRFSGAIPPSIGNCVVLQTVDLSNNSLTGSIPSSIANSTKLYRLNLSFNNLSGALPVNITRSASLTFLSLQHNHLSGPVPDTWGATNGGSQVYQLQTLYLDYNSISGNLPISLSRLRMLTEITVSNNRLSGSIPEDIGTLPMLQILDLSHNNIGGSFPATLCNLSSLVRLNLEGNQIDNQIPDAIDGLKNLSVLSLKRNLVGGVIPATLGNITNLSQLDLSENNLTGKIPTSLTHLTALTLFNVSNNNLSGQVPLLLAQKFNSSSFRGNIQLCGYSSSVPCPSSPAPNLPPPSNPAGQPHAKLSTRAIILIVAGAVLAVLLLLCCVLLWCVIRKRRSSGKKTDGDAAATGRAEKPGAASGAEVESGGEAGGKLVHFEGQLAFTADDLLCATAEILGKSTYGTAYKATLEDGNQVAVKRLREKITKSQKEFEAEVSELGKVRHQNLLSLRAYYLGPKGEKLLVFDFMPKGSLAAFLHARGPEISIDWPTRMKIAKGITGGLLYLHGDLNMIHGNLTSSNVLLDESANAKISDFGLSRLMTNAASSTVIATSGVLGYRAPELSKLKKANTKTDVYSLGVIMLELLTGKSPGEVMNGMDLPRWVASTVKEEWTNEVFDLELMRDAEGTTTGDELLNALKLALHCVDPSPAARPEVQQVLQQLEEIKPDAAAGATGSGDDGGSATAASTSID comes from the exons ATGCGAATGAAGAGGCGGCTGGAACAATGCCAAAACCCAAGGGAAGGGAACATGGAGAGACGGAAGCAGCGTAGCTCCAAGGCAGCTCCGTATCAGCACTCCGCCACCAGGAGCAGCCTTCGCCACTTTCAGCTCGACCGGATTTCGATGCTGTTTCACCTCCACATTGCCCTCTCCTTGCTGCTGGCTCTCCCCAGCCGGGCCTCCATCGAGTCCTGGGACGGAATCATCATCAGCCAGGCCGACTACCAAGGCCTCCAGGCCTTCAAGCACGCCTTGGATGACCCCCGGGGTCGCCTCCGCAGCTGGAATGACACCGGCCTCGATGCCTGCTCCGGCGCCTGGTTGGGGATCAAGTGCGTCATGGGGAAGGTCATCGCCATCCAGCTCCCCTGGAGGGGACTTGGCGGCCACATCTCCGAGAAGATCGGCCAGCTCTCCGCCTTACGAAAACTGAGCCTCCACGACAACTCCATCGGCGGCCAGATCCCTTCGGCCATCGGTTTCTTGCCCGACCTCAGAGGCCTCTACCTCTTCAACAACCGCTTCTCCGGCGCCATTCCTCCGTCCATCGGCAACTGCGTCGTGCTCCAGACCGTCGATCTCAGCAACAACTCGCTCACCGGGAGCATTCCTTCTTCCATTGCCAACTCCACCAAGCTGTACAGGCTGAACCTCAGCTTCAACAATCTCTCAGGTGCCCTCCCCGTGAACATTACTCGCTCCGCCTCGCTCACCTTCCTCTCACTTCAACATAACCATCTCTCTGGTCCCGTCCCTGACACTTGGGGTGCGACCAACGGCGGCAGCCAAGTCTATCAGCTGCAGACCCTGTATCTTGATTACAACTCCATCAGTGGGAATCTCCCCATCTCCCTCAGCAGGCTACGGATGCTCACAGAGATTACAGTCAGTAACAATCGACTTAGCGGAAGCATACCGGAAGACATCGGCACACTGCCGATGCTTCAAATCTTGGATCTTTCTCACAACAATATAGGAGGAAGCTTTCCTGCTACACTGTGCAACCTGTCGTCGCTGGTCCGATTAAATCTCGAGGGGAACCAAATCGACAACCAGATACCGGACGCCATCGACGGGCTTAAGAACCTATCGGTGCTGTCACTGAAGCGGAACCTGGTAGGCGGTGTGATACCGGCGACACTTGGAAACATCACTAATCTGTCGCAGTTGGACCTGTCGGAGAACAACCTCACCGGAAAGATTCCTACCTCCTTGACGCACCTTACTGCTCTGACCTTGTTCAATGTATCGAACAACAATTTATCAGGCCAAGTGCCTCTTCTCCTCGCCCAGAAGTTTAACTCGAGCTCTTTCAGAGGAAACATTCAGCTCTGTGGTTACAGCAGTTCAGTCCCTTGTCCTTCTTCTCCTGCTCCGAATCTTCCTCCACCATCCAACCCTGCAGGGCAACCTCACGCTAAGCTGAGCACAAGGGCGATCATTCTCATAGTCGCAGGGGCAGTCCTCGCTGTGCTGCTACTGCTCTGCTGTGTTCTGCTGTGGTGCGTGATCAGGAAAAGAAGGTCCTCGGGCAAGAAAACCGATGGCGATGCAGCTGCCACCGGAAGAGCCGAAAAGCCCGGGGCTGCTTCGGGAGCTGAGGTGGAGTCCGGCGGGGAGGCCGGGGGGAAGCTGGTCCACTTCGAGGGCCAGCTGGCGTTCACTGCGGACGATCTGCTGTGCGCGACGGCGGAGATACTGGGAAAGAGCACTTACGGGACCGCGTACAAGGCCACCTTGGAGGATGGGAACCAAGTTGCAGTAAAGAGACTGCGAGAGAAGATTACcaagagccagaaggagttcgagGCGGAGGTTAGTGAGCTTGGGAAGGTTCGGCATCAGAATCTCTTGTCTCTGCGAGCCTATTACTTAGGCCCCAAAGGGGAGAAGCTTCTCGTCTTCGACTTCATGCCTAAGGGAAGCCTTGCAGCTTTTCTACATG CTCGGGGACCTGAGATATCGATAGATTGGCCTACGAGGATGAAGATAGCCAAGGGCATAACCGGGGGCCTCCTCTACCTTCACGGCGACCTGAACATGATCCACGGCAACCTGACAAGCAGCAACGTCCTCCTCGATGAGAGCGCTAACGCCAAGATCTCCGATTTCGGGCTCTCGCGCCTGATGACCAACGCTGCTAGCTCAACTGTGATCGCCACATCCGGTGTGCTCGGATACCGAGCTCCGGAGCTGTCGAAGCTCAAGAAGGCCAACACGAAGACCGACGTCTACAGCCTCGGAGTCATCATGCTCGAGCTCCTGACAGGTAAGTCACCAGGGGAGGTGATGAACGGCATGGACCTGCCACGTTGGGTGGCCTCGACCGTGAAAGAGGAGTGGACGAACGAGGTGTTCGACCTGGAACTGATGAGAGATGCGGAGGGGACGACGACAGGGGACGAATTGCTCAACGCCTTGAAGCTGGCCCTGCACTGCGTCGATCCGTCACCGGCGGCCCGGCCGGAGGTCCAGCAAGTCCTACAGCAGCTGGAGGAGATCAAACCGGATGCTGCTGCGGGCGCTACCGGCTCCGGCGACGACGGTGGCTCCGCTACTGCAGCATCAACGAGCATAGATTAG
- the LOC135673748 gene encoding uncharacterized protein LOC135673748 isoform X1 gives MAAAAAIPDGDGHPLFSKISISGPALASIIERFASSPGDIDGLLFGHVTRLPPPDPRDDDGGHGSPNSSAGSAAAAAAANSPLAATITGHLSLASRASFYDALGRLISPSLRNAASSSGHPAASLLGWFSGRRRSPLRPSMRERAVSLSLFRTPDLLDTNAPPDRSLESLDLPHRPSIFLLLSSSTTGNQAVHTHEYRAFALRLRAGGVGGVLEPRSLDIVNVGPAFRAQYSSFSPVSAFPWMPCQLRGLEEGEREMGNKRGGGESLNRLQELAMEQHLLDSSTGGFGAERLERLVGPAATGYTSELEDLYGKMLLKLESLATLVEESSARILEQEGRISELRSRVEGLE, from the exons atggccgccgccgccgccataccCGACGGCGACGGCCACCCGCTCTTTTCCAAGATCTCCATCTCCGGTCCCGCCCTCGCCTCCATCATCGAACGGTTCGCTTCCTCCCCTGGCGATATCGACGGCCTCCTATTCGGCCACGTCACTCGCCTCCCCCCTCCCGACCCTCGAGACGACGACGGTGGCCATGGTTCCCCCAACTCTTCCGCCggatccgccgccgccgccgccgccgccaacaGCCCCCTCGCCGCCACCATAACCGGCCACCTTTCCCTCGCCTCCCGCGCCTCCTTCTACGACGCTCTAGGCCGTCTCATATCCCCCTCTCTCCGCAACGCCGCCTCCTCATCCGGTCACCCCGCCGCCTCCCTGCTTGGATGGTTCTCCGGCCGCCGCCGATCTCCTCTCCGCCCCTCCATGCGGGAGCGCGCCGTCTccctttccctctttcgaaccccAGATCTCCTTGATACTAACGCCCCTCCTGATCGCTCGCTTGAGTCCCTCGATCTTCCCCATCGGCCTTCCATCTTCCTCCTCCTGTCCTCCTCGACCACCGGAAACCAAGCGGTCCACACCCACGAGTACAGGGCCTTCGCCCTTCGCCTGAGGGCCGGCGGCGTTGGCGGCGTCCTCGAGCCGAGATCTCTGGACATCGTCAATGTGGGGCCAGCGTTCAGGGCGCAGTACAGCTCCTTCTCTCCGGTGTCAGCCTTTCCATGGATGCCGTGTCAGCTGAGGGGGCTGGAGGAGGGAGAACGGGAGATGGGGAACAAGAGAGGAGGGGGCGAGAGTTTGAACCGTCTCCAGGAGTTGGCCATGGAGCAGCATTTGCTGGATTCGTCGACAGGGGGGTTTGGGGCAGAGAGATTAGAGAGGCTTGTTGGGCCTGCGGCCACAGGGTACACCTCAGAATTGGAAGATTTGTATGGAAAGATGCTACTTAAACTCGAAAGTTTGGCCACGCTTGTGGAGGAGAGTTCAGCCAGAATCCTTGAGCAG GAAGGCCGAATTTCTGAATTACGAAGCAGAGTGGAAGGATTGGAATGA
- the LOC135673748 gene encoding uncharacterized protein LOC135673748 isoform X2, whose amino-acid sequence MAAAAAIPDGDGHPLFSKISISGPALASIIERFASSPGDIDGLLFGHVTRLPPPDPRDDDGGHGSPNSSAGSAAAAAAANSPLAATITGHLSLASRASFYDALGRLISPSLRNAASSSGHPAASLLGWFSGRRRSPLRPSMRERAVSLSLFRTPDLLDTNAPPDRSLESLDLPHRPSIFLLLSSSTTGNQAVHTHEYRAFALRLRAGGVGGVLEPRSLDIVNVGPAFRAQYSSFSPVSAFPWMPCQLRGLEEGEREMGNKRGGGESLNRLQELAMEQHLLDSSTGGFGAERLERLVGPAATGYTSELEDLYGKMLLKLESLATLVEESSARILEQALVTSTDR is encoded by the exons atggccgccgccgccgccataccCGACGGCGACGGCCACCCGCTCTTTTCCAAGATCTCCATCTCCGGTCCCGCCCTCGCCTCCATCATCGAACGGTTCGCTTCCTCCCCTGGCGATATCGACGGCCTCCTATTCGGCCACGTCACTCGCCTCCCCCCTCCCGACCCTCGAGACGACGACGGTGGCCATGGTTCCCCCAACTCTTCCGCCggatccgccgccgccgccgccgccgccaacaGCCCCCTCGCCGCCACCATAACCGGCCACCTTTCCCTCGCCTCCCGCGCCTCCTTCTACGACGCTCTAGGCCGTCTCATATCCCCCTCTCTCCGCAACGCCGCCTCCTCATCCGGTCACCCCGCCGCCTCCCTGCTTGGATGGTTCTCCGGCCGCCGCCGATCTCCTCTCCGCCCCTCCATGCGGGAGCGCGCCGTCTccctttccctctttcgaaccccAGATCTCCTTGATACTAACGCCCCTCCTGATCGCTCGCTTGAGTCCCTCGATCTTCCCCATCGGCCTTCCATCTTCCTCCTCCTGTCCTCCTCGACCACCGGAAACCAAGCGGTCCACACCCACGAGTACAGGGCCTTCGCCCTTCGCCTGAGGGCCGGCGGCGTTGGCGGCGTCCTCGAGCCGAGATCTCTGGACATCGTCAATGTGGGGCCAGCGTTCAGGGCGCAGTACAGCTCCTTCTCTCCGGTGTCAGCCTTTCCATGGATGCCGTGTCAGCTGAGGGGGCTGGAGGAGGGAGAACGGGAGATGGGGAACAAGAGAGGAGGGGGCGAGAGTTTGAACCGTCTCCAGGAGTTGGCCATGGAGCAGCATTTGCTGGATTCGTCGACAGGGGGGTTTGGGGCAGAGAGATTAGAGAGGCTTGTTGGGCCTGCGGCCACAGGGTACACCTCAGAATTGGAAGATTTGTATGGAAAGATGCTACTTAAACTCGAAAGTTTGGCCACGCTTGTGGAGGAGAGTTCAGCCAGAATCCTTGAGCAG GCATTGGTCACCAGCACTGACAGATAG
- the LOC135673749 gene encoding uncharacterized protein LOC135673749 isoform X2, which translates to MQALVWIQSTSCRNMRLAMRHLNPRDNIISGEMEEYAEQVLGRYTASAEKEDDETIPKPFHENNELTQVVCELKAWAENLEKKQVESDREMQRLRDLVVDSRRRMRQLNNRVKELESKIGPPEGLDDSMNKFVEECLGSEDVIYIIGGFNGFSCLSALDSFSPSLDSLTPLKCMNYARSYASAVALDSNIYVFGGGDGTSWYDTVECYNPRNDEWVLCPPLIHKKGSLANSTLNGKIYAIGGGNGVQCFSNVEMFDPALGRWINSQSMLMKRFAPAAKELQGVIYACGGYSGHEYLKSAERFDPREGYWTKIADMNRRRGCHSVAALKGKLYAIGGYDGEEMVSCVEAYEPRMSSWAMVEPMKAVRGYAATTVLGGSIYVIGGVKDGKVILDTVECYREESGWCETGLKAVGRRSFCSAIVI; encoded by the exons ATGCAAGCACTTGTATGGATCCAGAGCACAAGTTGCAGGAACATGAGGTTGGCAATGAGGCATCTGAACCCCAG AGACAATATTATCTCTGGTGAAATGGAAGAGTATGCTGAACAGGTTTTAGGGAGGTACACTGCTTCTGCCGAGAAGGAAGATGATGAGACTATCCCCAAGCCATTTCATGAAAATAATGAG TTGACACAAGTCGTCTGTGAGCTGAAAGCATGGGCAGaaaatttagagaagaagcag GTTGAATCAGACAGAGAAATGCAGCGATTAAGGGATCTGGTTGTGGACTCTCGAAGAAGAATGCGACAATTGAACAATCGTGTCAAGGAGCTAGAATCAAAGATAGGTCCTCCTGAAGGTCTTGATGATTCAATGAACAAATTTGTTGAGGAATGTTTGGGTTCAGAGGATGTGATTTATATCATTGGAGGTTTCAATGGCTTCTCCTGTCTGTCAGCATTAGACTCTTTTTCACCATCATTGGATTCATTAACTCCTCTCAAGTGTATGAACTATGCTCGTTCTTATGCATCTGCTGTTGCATTAGATAGCAACATCTATGTTTTCGGTGGTGGTGATGGCACTTCTTGGTATGACACAG TTGAGTGCTACAATCCAAGGAATGATGAATGGGTCTTATGTCCCCCTTTAATTCATAAGAAAGGAAGTCTAGCTAATTCTACGTTGAACGGCAAGATATATGCCATTGGTGGAGGAAATGGAGTTCAGTGTTTCTCCAATGTTGAGATGTTTGATCCAGCACTGGGAAGGTGGATCAACAGCCAATCAATGCTTATGAAG CGGTTTGCTCCTGCGGCAAAAGAACTCCAAGGTGTCATTTATGCCTGTGGTGGCTACAGTGGACATGAATACTTGAA GTCAGCTGAAAGATTTGATCCCCGGGAGGGCTACTGGACCAAGATCGCAGACATGAACCggagaagaggttgtcattcGGTGGCAGCACTGAAGGGGAAGCT ATATGCGATTGGGGGTTACGATGGGGAAGAGATGGTTTCATGCGTCGAAGCTTACGAGCCTCGCATGTCCTCCTGGGCGATGGTCGAGCCGATGAAGGCTGTCAGGGGTTATGCTGCGACGACTGTTCTTGGAGGTTCTATATATGTGATTGGTGGTGTCAAGGATGGAAAGGTCATCTTGGACACG GTGGAATGCTACAGAGAGGAAAGCGGGTGGTGTGAGACGGGGCTGAAGGCGGTGGGGAGACGGTCCTTTTGCTCGGCCATCGTGATTTGA